CTTCCTCCATGCCGGCCACCGCGACGATTGGAAACTCCAAACCTTTGGCGGCGTGGATGGTCATCATCTTAATGCGCTGACGGTTTTCGTCTTTGGAAGAAGATTTTTCCGCGTCGGAAATAAGCGCCAACTCTTCAATAAATTCAGCAAGATTGTCGTGACGATTGGCGACCGTGGCTAATTCCATGACGTTTTCAAATTTGTTGTCGCCAAGGTCGGAACGGCCGTGGGTTCTCTCACTTTCCTCGCGCAAATAATTCTTAAACTGAATCTTGCGAAGCAGTTCATCAAAAATAATTACCGGTCGGGTATTTTCTATTTTGCTTCTTAACTCATCGATGATAACGGCTAATTGATCTAGGCTTCCACGACGGGCTTCAGGGATGCCGGCACGATTTACCGCATCTAATGGTGTACCCCCGTTTTGGCGGGCTTGCTGGAGCAGAATTTCCACTGAACGATCTCCTACCCCACGTGTTGGCACGTTCGCCATGCGCCGAAAAGCCAATTCGTCGTTAGGGTTCAAAATAAAACGGAGGTAAGCGATGATATCGCGGACTTCTTTGCGTTCATAAAAAGTTAATCCGCCAATGATTTCATATGGTGTGCCGGTGTGTAGACAAGCTTCTTCCAAGGCGCGTGATTGGGCGTTGGTGCGATACAAAATAGCCGCGTCGGACGGCCGATACTGGAGCGTGCCGAATAATTTTTGGAACTGGCGGAGGATGCGACGCCCTTCATCTTTTTCATCGATGGCGCGAATTAGAAATGGGGCTTTGCCGGCCGGGTTTTGCGTCCACAAATCCTTTTTAAAACCTTCGGCACTTTTGGAAATAACTTGGTTGGCCGAGAGCAGGATTGCTTGTGTTGAGCGATAGTTTTGATCGAGGGTGATCACTTTACATCCTTCAAAATGGTCCGGAAAATTGCGGATGTTTTCGATCTTGGCACCGCGCCAACCATAGATAGATTGGGCGTCGTCTCCTACTGCGCAGACATTGTTGGTGGTGCCGGTAAGTAACTTTAGCATTTGAAATTGGCAGTTGCTGGTGTCCTGGTATTCATCAACAGAAATATACTGAAATTGTTTTTCATATTTTGCTCTAACATCTTCGTGGTTTTTTAAAATTTGCACGGTGGTGTGCAAGAGGCCGTCAAAATCAATCGCGTTTAGTTCCTTCAAGCGGTCTTCATAAGCGCGCCAAAGTTTGGCAACACGTCGTTCCCACACATCGCCGGCCGATGTTTCGGCGTAGGTGTAGTCGTGCATATCGTCTTTGTATTTGGCGATTTTACTTAAGATAGATGCCGGGTTGACGTCTTTGGGAGAAAGACTAGCGTCAACGATAGCAGATTTCATTATTGAGCGCGATTCATCAGTATCGTAAATGGTGAATTGTGGTGGCAAACCAACCAGACTGCCTTCTTTACGCAAAAAACGGGCGCAGAAGCTGTGGAAAGTGCCCATAGTAGGCACTTCCGCTTTGCGGCCGATTAGTTTCACAATCCGCTCACGCATTTCGCGCGCGGCTTTATTGGTGAAGGTTAAGGAAAGAATATTTTCCGCCGAGACGTTTTTATCTTTAATAAGATAGGCGATACGGTGCGTGAGTGTTTTTGTTTTGCCGGATCCTGCTCCCGCGATAATCAAAACCGGTCCATTGGTGGTGATGACGGCTTCGCGTTGGTTGGGATTAAGGGAATCAAGTAAATCATTTTTTTTGTTTACTCCGAGTGCAATCGAGGAGTGAATTTCCGGAGCTTTTTTTTGGGACGACATGTGGGTGATTGTAGCACGGGGACCGCCAAAAATCCCAAACTCCAAACCCCAATGACCAACAAAATCCTAATTATTAAAAATCCAAAAACAAACGTTTTGGTCATTTGAGTTTTTGAGCATTTGTTTGGACATTGGGGTTTGGTCATTGGGATTTTTTATATTTGTCACTTCCCCTTGACGCCTTTTGGGCACCATGTAACATAGGTCTTGTCGCAGCGCGTCAGTCTTTTACAGTAATTACGTAGTAAACGGCTAACGCAAGCGAAAAAAGGTTATAAACCAACCTTTTAGTCCAAGTGATTCATCAGTGATTTCCTTTAGTTAGTGCCAATAGGGGGGCGCATGTAATGCGCGGGGGCAAACTACTTAGAACTAGGTTTTATAGTAGTTTGGGTGCCTTTAGGAATCCAAGAAGAGAAAGGTCCGCTATTACTTCCTTTTCCCTCTGGGGTCGTCTGAAAAATCGCAAAAATTCGGATTCAGCGCTCCAAAGTGCCCAAGAAGGTGGCATCGTAGCGACAACTCATAATAAGCGTGCTTTTGGTGATAAGTTCAAGGTGCGTTTTCGTCGAGAATCTCTCGATATCGGACTCTGGCTCCGAAAATTGCCTGTGATCCGGGTGTCTCCACGGCTTTTACGTCTTTTGCCGAGAGGAAGATTCTCGATTTTCAAGGAATATGTGGTGCATTTGGTAGTGCTTCTGATTGTTATTGGTGTGGTGTTTACAAATTTTGCCACCGGCGCGGCCGATCGTGGCAGTATGCTTTATCGTTTGTTTAGCGAAGCGGAAATTGAAGAAGGGCCGTTAAATACAAAGGCACTCCGTGAGGCGGCTTTGTCTTCTGTTACGGGGCGCAATTACGCCTTGGCGCAAGTTCCCTCTTCCGGCGGTATTACAGAAAATGACTTGGAGTTTCAACTTTCCAATACTTTGGATGGCAACGCGCTTCTTTCAACCGAGGAACCAATTACATCCAACACGCAGACCGATCAGACGCAGAAACAAAAAAGTACTTTTGCATATTCTGTGCGTGAAGGTGATACGCCTTCAACGATTGCGGCTAAATACGGCGTTAGTACCAATACAATCCTTTGGGCGAACGGTATTCATGATGGTGACACGATAAAAACAGGTGATATTTTGGTGATATTGCCGGTTACGGGTGTTCTCCACGAAGTTAAAGATGGTGATAATCTTGGTTCAATCGCCAAGAAATACAATGTTAAGTTGGAAGACATTGCTTCCGAAAATCACTTGGCCGATGCGGGAAGCCTGAAGATTAGTCAAAAATTAATAATTCCAGACGGTTATGTTGCACCAGTAACACAGCGACGAGTGGTGGCACAAGCGCCTGCCGATACAGCGGATAATTCCGACAATAGTGACGGCAGTGATCATACAGATCATCCAAAACCGGACGAAACACCAGCCAAACCGACAATTGGCGGTGGCTTTATTTGGCCGACGGCCACCAAAAAACTGTCTCAATATTATGGTTGGAATCATACGGGGATTGATATTCCCAATCGCGCCTTGCCCCCGGTTTATGCGGCAAAGGCCGGTACAGTTTCCTTTAGCGGTTGGTTGGGTGGTTATGGACACCTGATTATTGTTGATCATGGTAATTCAACTAAAACTTATTACGCTCACTTATCAAAAGACTTTGTAAAGACGGGAGAAGTTGTAAAACAAGGCGAGGTGATTGGAAATGTCGGTTCTACCGGTCGTTCTACCGGTCCGCATTTGCACTTCGAAATTCGTAAGAACGGAAAACCTACGAATCCGCTTAGTTACTTTTGAGCGAGACTCGCCCCGATGGGCGGTCCGCTTAGTTACTTTTAGAAATAAACTCAAACAAGGAAGCAGGGTAAAAGGCCTTGCTTTTTTGTTGGATGTTTATCACTCTGTCTTTGGGTTGTTCCAGTTAAAACTTATTGTCTTTTGCACTAAGGAGTCATACATGTTATTGCGCGGAATTTATTATCGTCCCGTATTTAACGCGTCCGGAGCGCGGGGACCTTTTGGGGAAGGCTACAAAGCAGATCGTCTCTGGGGACCACTGAGGGCGCGTTTCGGTAACTGCGGTTTTAACGCCAAAACCACGACGTTGCTTGCCAATGCAGGCAATATGCCCATGCGGCCGGATGGAATTACGCCGCAGGAAATTTTTCCTCGGTGTATTTATGTCGATATTTTCAAGGAAATTATGCTTAATGCGGTGGGCTTAAGCGGTCCAGGCTTGGAATTTCTGCTTAATGACGGACGCTGGCAGGCACGAATGGAACCATTTTTCATTTCGTTTAGCCCTATCGGCAAAACACGTGATGAGCGCCTGGACGAGACGCAGGTGTTCGTGGATTTGCTACAGCCACTTTTACCTTCGTTTCGATCACGTGTCGGTTTGGAGATTGACATTTCCTGCCCGAATGTCGGTCACGATCCCAATGAATGGATTTATGAAGTGCTGCACCTGCTGGATATTACTCTGGTGCTGAATATGCCCCAGCAATGTAAATTCAATGCGGTGGCTTCACCGGAGCTGGTGTCGGAAGTTTGCAGTCATCCGGCGTGCGACGCTGTTGTGGTGTCAAACACGATTCCTTGGTTGATGCTGCCGGAATGGATTGATTGGCATAAGCTTTTTGGAATGAGTGTTTCACCGTTGGCGCGTCGGGGTTTCAGTGACGGCGGGTTGTCCGGTTGGCCACTTCTACCGATTGTCTGTAACTGGATCAGAGAGATCAGAAAAAGAGGTTTCAAAAAACCAATTTGGGCGTGTGGCGGGATTGATTCGGTTAGGGCGGTTGATAAAGTGCACGTGGCCGGTGCCAGTGGTATTCAAGTCGGATGCGTCAAAAGCCTGCGTCCATGGCGAGTGCCGGGCATCATCCGACGGGCGCACGAGTTGTTTGAGTAGTATTTTCTTTCGTTAATCACAGGTCTTCAGTGGCCTGTTTTTTAATTTGGCTCATATTTTTTTCAAAAGAAAAAACCGCCAGGGTGTGGGGTGGCGGTTGGACTGCTTAGGTTGCGGTTGTGGCAACTGTGGCGTTTTTCGGTTCGAGAGCCGTTCGAACCTCGTTTATGATTGCGCTCATTTCTTCTTGAATCCACTCCTTTGAGTCTTCTTCGCTGAACGTTAAGCAGATAACTCTGTTGTCATCT
The window above is part of the bacterium genome. Proteins encoded here:
- a CDS encoding peptidoglycan DD-metalloendopeptidase family protein, which encodes MRGGKLLRTRFYSSLGAFRNPRRERSAITSFSLWGRLKNRKNSDSALQSAQEGGIVATTHNKRAFGDKFKVRFRRESLDIGLWLRKLPVIRVSPRLLRLLPRGRFSIFKEYVVHLVVLLIVIGVVFTNFATGAADRGSMLYRLFSEAEIEEGPLNTKALREAALSSVTGRNYALAQVPSSGGITENDLEFQLSNTLDGNALLSTEEPITSNTQTDQTQKQKSTFAYSVREGDTPSTIAAKYGVSTNTILWANGIHDGDTIKTGDILVILPVTGVLHEVKDGDNLGSIAKKYNVKLEDIASENHLADAGSLKISQKLIIPDGYVAPVTQRRVVAQAPADTADNSDNSDGSDHTDHPKPDETPAKPTIGGGFIWPTATKKLSQYYGWNHTGIDIPNRALPPVYAAKAGTVSFSGWLGGYGHLIIVDHGNSTKTYYAHLSKDFVKTGEVVKQGEVIGNVGSTGRSTGPHLHFEIRKNGKPTNPLSYF
- a CDS encoding UvrD-helicase domain-containing protein produces the protein MSSQKKAPEIHSSIALGVNKKNDLLDSLNPNQREAVITTNGPVLIIAGAGSGKTKTLTHRIAYLIKDKNVSAENILSLTFTNKAAREMRERIVKLIGRKAEVPTMGTFHSFCARFLRKEGSLVGLPPQFTIYDTDESRSIMKSAIVDASLSPKDVNPASILSKIAKYKDDMHDYTYAETSAGDVWERRVAKLWRAYEDRLKELNAIDFDGLLHTTVQILKNHEDVRAKYEKQFQYISVDEYQDTSNCQFQMLKLLTGTTNNVCAVGDDAQSIYGWRGAKIENIRNFPDHFEGCKVITLDQNYRSTQAILLSANQVISKSAEGFKKDLWTQNPAGKAPFLIRAIDEKDEGRRILRQFQKLFGTLQYRPSDAAILYRTNAQSRALEEACLHTGTPYEIIGGLTFYERKEVRDIIAYLRFILNPNDELAFRRMANVPTRGVGDRSVEILLQQARQNGGTPLDAVNRAGIPEARRGSLDQLAVIIDELRSKIENTRPVIIFDELLRKIQFKNYLREESERTHGRSDLGDNKFENVMELATVANRHDNLAEFIEELALISDAEKSSSKDENRQRIKMMTIHAAKGLEFPIVAVAGMEEGLLPHQNSLEMDSQLEEERRLCYVAITRAREELFLSYARTRTIYGKMVETNPSRFLDDIKDYRGDTEDAPLANGIIGSSFMDEAREFAEEELAYAPGERVRHETFGEGIIEKIQGTILFIKFKVGTKMLDGTVAPLEKCVESSV